The Lysobacterales bacterium sequence GTCCTTCTCCCACTGGACCATGTCGACCTGCTCGTCGCTCACGGCCTGGACCAGCTCGGCATGGTGCTGGTCGTCTTCCTTCTTGCTGTGCAGGAACTTGTGGAACAGCTTCTCGACGCCTTCGAAGCACAGGAATGCGCCGCCGATCATCAGCAGCGGCTTGATCGCCCAGGCCGCCAGCGCGCTGATGATCAATGCCGCCGGCACCAGGATCATCTTGTTCACCGCCGAACCTTTCGCGACCGCCCACACCACCGGTAATTCGCGGTCGGCGTTCACGCCCGCAACCTGCTGCGCATTCAGCGCCAGGTCGTCACCCAGCACGCCCGCGGTCTTCTTCGCCGCCACCTTGGTCATCACCGCAACGTCGTCGAGCAGGGTCGCGATGTCGTCGAGCAGGGCAAAGAAACTGGAGCTGGGCATGATGCAGGACCGAAAGCGAACGGATGGCGGATTCTGCCGGCAGCGCGCCTGAAGCCCAAGCTCCGGTTTTCCGCCGCAGCCGCCGCGCAGGGCGCTTCCGATCGAGCCGCGTCATGTGGATCAGTGGGTTGCGGGCGCAACCGTCAGCGCGGAGCGCGGTCAAGCTGCTCAGCCCAAATCCCCGAAGCGGGTTTGCAGGGCGGCGATTGCGGCGAGGCCGGCGGTTTCGGTGCGGAGGATGCGCGGGCCGAGGGTGATGCGCTGGAAGCGGGCCTGTTCGAGCACGGCCAGGTCGCGGTCGGAGAAGCCGCCTTCGGCGAGCAGGCGCGCGGCGCGCTCCAGCGGCAGCGGCGATTCGATCTTGGGCGCTTCGCAGTTGCGCTGCCGCTGGATCTGCCGCGATCCCTGTTGATTGGCAGCTTCGCGCACGTCCGCATCGGCTCTCAAGGCCCTGGCGACGTTGCCGTGTCGGCGTCGGTGCGGCGCATGCGCAACAACTGATTCGAGATTTCCTGGGCCGCTTCGTAGATCTGCGGGCT is a genomic window containing:
- a CDS encoding RsmE family RNA methyltransferase, whose translation is MGRLRRARALSARDLVANRLAADLQPADLRSGPGNLESVVAHAPHRRRHGNVARALRADADVREAANQQGSRQIQRQRNCEAPKIESPLPLERAARLLAEGGFSDRDLAVLEQARFQRITLGPRILRTETAGLAAIAALQTRFGDLG